One Sciurus carolinensis chromosome 10, mSciCar1.2, whole genome shotgun sequence genomic window carries:
- the Nap1l5 gene encoding nucleosome assembly protein 1-like 5: protein MADSENQGPAEPSQAAAAAEAAEEVMAEGGAQGGESDSAAGDCDSAAAQMAEEPQTPAENAPKPKNDFIESLPNSVKCRVLALKKLQKRCDKIEAKFDKEFQALEKKYNDIYKPLLAKIQELTGEMEGCAWTLEGEEEEEEEYEEEEEEGEEEEEEEAAAEAAAGAAARARDDDPHAEVPDDAKK, encoded by the coding sequence ATGGCCGACTCGGAGAACCAGGGACCTGCGGAGCCCAGCCAGGCGGCGGCGGCAGCCGAGGCGGCAGAGGAGGTAATGGCGGAAGGCGGTGCGCAGGGTGGAGAGTCTGACAGCGCGGCTGGCGACTGTGACAGCGCGGCTGCTCAGATGGCTGAGGAGCCCCAGACCCCCGCAGAGAATGCGCCAAAGCCTAAAAATGACTTTATCGAGAGCCTGCCTAATTCGGTGAAATGCCGGGTCCTGGCGCTCAAAAAGCTGCAGAAGCGATGCGATAAGATAGAGGCCAAATTTGATAAGGAATTTCAGGCTCTGGAGAAAAAGTATAATGACATCTATAAGCCCCTACTCGCCAAGATCCAGGAGCTTACCGGAGAAATGGAGGGCTGTGCATGGACCttggagggggaggaagaggaggaggaggaatacgaggaagaggaggaggagggagaggaggaggaggaggaagaggctgcGGCAGAGGCTGCTGCGGGGGCGGCAGCACGGGCGAGAGATGACGATCCCCATGCCGAGGTGCCTGATGACGCCAAGAAATAA